CGATCGTAGTTCGAGACGGCGCGGACGCTCAGGTACCGCTCGCGCAGGCCGAATCGCTCGAGGGCCGTTGCCGTCGCGGCATCTTCCATTTGGGTCGTCACGTAGGGGCCAACACCGTACCGCTCGCAGAGCCACTGAACCTCCCGCGCGTAGCGAGGGCCGTGCCAGAACTCGTCGCCGCAGACGGTCGTCCCTCGTTCGATCGTCGGTCCCGCGTCGGGGGCGTTCGAATACGATCGTTGGTAGTCGCGAGCGTCGGCGTCTTCGCACAGGTCGACGTCTCGGGCGGCCTCGAGCGCGCAGTCGACGACGGCCTCCTCGAGCCGGTGGATGTAATCCCGCGGTCGGTACGCGAGGAGGTCGATGGGGCGCTCTTCGATGGAGTGGTCCTCGGTGGACGCTTCCGACGCGGAATCCGTTCCGGCGGCGTCGGATCGATGATCCCACCGGTGCTTTCGGTCCCAGTCGACGACGGCGTCCGCAATCGCGACCGAGCCGAGCGCCGTCGTCTCCGGCGACGAGCCGGCGATACCGCAGGAGACGACGTACGTCGACTCGAGGTCCACACCCGGGTTCGACAGAATAGCGGTGACGGTCGTCGCCGCGTCGCTCTTGCCGATTCCGGTGGTCGTGACGGCGATTCCGGAGTCAGTCACGTAGACGGGGGTCTCCGCGCCCGGTATCTCGAGGGCGCCGACGAGGTCGTCGCGCTCGAGCCACGGTCGGCGTTCATCGAGCGGGTCCTCGAACGCCGCGGTGAGGACCAGTGCGTCGGGAGCGATCGGGTCTTCCGGGTCGGGATCTCGAGGCACCGGCAGCGGTCTGTCAGTTGGAGTCATGGCTGGTTTGCACGGAACGGGTAATTGCGTTGTATACCCCTCTCGTTGCGTGAAAGGACTTGGTACATGTGATGTAACGTGTTACATGTATGTAACGGACCTGGGGTCGCCTCGGATTCACGGCGCAACCGGAACACCTTCGAAATCCGCCTTCCATTTCCGAGTGTGACCGACGAGGACCTCACGATCGACGACGAAATCGTCGCTCGAGCCCGGATCCACGCCCGTGAGGTGCTTTGCGACCACGACCTCGAGATCGATCGCGCGTCCCTCGAGTGGGAGGTCACCACGCGCGCCCGTCGTCGCGCGGGGGCCTGCCGTTGGAACGCGAGCCGCGAGGTCGCGACGATCGTGCTGACGCGACAGGCGTACGAACGCTACGAGTGGGAGACGTTCGCGGGCGTCGTCAGACACGAACTCGTCCACGCCTGGGAGTTTCAGCAGTACGGCGAGTCGGGACACGGCTCGCGGTTTCGCGAGCAGGCGGCGCGCCTCGAGGCCCCCAGACACTGCGAGACGTTTTCGGAGCCGCGGTACGTCCTCCGTTGTCTTGCGAGCGACTGCGACTGGTCTGCGAGACGCCATCAGGCCTCGAAACCGGTAAAATCGCCCGACCAGTATCGGTGTGGATCCTGTGGCAGCGATATCGAGGTGGAACACGCCGATAGCGGACGGGCGTGGACGTCCGCGAGCGGGTTCGGTGGGACGAAGGCGGCGCTCGGGGACGATTGGTGAGGGACGAGATTCGGGCGAAGCGAGAATCTCGGAATAGCGATCGGGGAGCGGTGCGAGGTCTGAGCGGAGCGAAGACCTCGATGCGAACGGAGAGCGAGAGCGAGCCGTGAGCGAAGCGACCCGCGAGCAGCGAGATTCGAACCGAGTGAGAACCTCGGAACGGCGAGTCAACCGCGGAACACTTATTCGACTTCCCCTGTCTGTTTCAGCTATGGGACTACTCGAGTTGATGCTGGGCCAGTCAGGACCCGGCGAACAGGGAGTCGAGGGACGGTCGTACAAACTGCCGAAGGAGACCCACGACTTCGTCTACCCGGTCGCCGTGCGCTCGCGGGAACTCGAGGCGTTCGTCCAGCTCCTCGAGACTGAGAGCGACGCGCCGTCGCTCGAGGACAACACCGACGAACTGCAGGACGTCTTCGACGATGTGCTCGGCGACGTGGAGATTGACGCCTCGGAGCTGGCCGAACGGCAGCGAAAGCCGCGACTCGAGACCGAAGCGATCGTCGACCACTGGCGCGGGCAGGTCACGGACGACGTCGGCGTCGTCTACGCTCGCGTGGACACCTATCCGACGCTGCTCTCGTTCGTCAAACGCTGCAAACAGCGCGACGAGCAGGCCGACGACCCGTTCGAACTCCCCGAGAACTTCGGCGACGGAGCCGCGTTGCTGAAGCGACTCGAGACCGCGACGAACGATCAGTATCGGGCCGTCGTCCACACGGATCTGCTCCCGCCCGAGAAGTAAGGCGACGGTCGCGCGCTCGCGTCGGTTAGTCGGCCGCCGTCCCCCGTTCGGAAGCCACGCGGCGAGTCCACCGCCATCGATACACGGCATACACCGTCGCCACTAGCAGCGTACCGACGAATCCAAGGAGCCACGCGATGGCGGCGTACCCGACGAAAACGTTCTCGTACGGTCCGAGAACGTCCCGTGGCGGTTCGATTGCCCACGGTCCGAAGTGGACGACGGTGACGACGAGACAAAGCGTCCCCAGCAGGACGGCCCAGTACCCTGCCCCGACCCGCTCCGTGAGCGTTAGATAGAGCCCGACCGCGATGAGCGGGTAGACCGCGAGGGTGTAGGTGAAGACCGTAACCTCGGGAATCAGCGGCCAGCCGACGTGATTTCCTCGAACGATGTGATCGAGATGGTGTCCGATTCCGAAGACCGTCGCGAGGGTGATCAGCGCATAGAGGCGCGTATCAACGGTTGCCAGTTCCGACTGCTCGCTTTCGTTCTCGCGACGACGGTGCGTGTTGCTGGACGTCTCGGACATAGCTAGAATCAGTTCGAGCAGCTGTGAATATATTGCCCCAACATGATAGTCGTTGGTGAATCAGCTCTTTTGAAAGCAATCAATCGTCCGCAAGTGGGTGCTACTGTATCCGGGTTCCTTTCCGTTCCGGACCGGTCAGGAACCACTTGACCAGCGCCGCTTCGCCTCGGCGGAGCGTCGTGCTCGCCGTCGCCTTATCGATCTCGAGCGTTTCGGCGAGTGCCGCGAGCGTACACTCCCTCGGGACTTCGAAGTACCCCTCTCGGACAGCGGCCTCGAGGAGTTCGCGCTGGCGATCAGTCAGTAACGTGCCCGAATCCGTCGTGCTGACTACTGATTGCAGTTCGTACGACACGTCAGCCGCCTCGAGCGTTGTCCGCAGCTGCTCGAGTTCCGCACGCGTCCCGGTGAGATCGAACTCGAACCAGCCGTTCCGGGCGACGACCGGGAACTCGACGGGCAACGACGACAGTTCGACGAACTCGTAGAGATCCGTGTCAGTCGTCTCGTACTTGCTGAGCACGCGTCTCTCGGTCGACTCCAACAGTTCGAACTGGGTGATCGCGGGGTGCGTGCGCAGCGCGTCGACGACCGTATCCGGTTCGTCCGTGCGTATCTCCCCGAGTTCGATCGCCGTCTCGCCCATCTGGTAGCCCGCCAAAAGCGTAAACCTCGCGTCGGGAAACGTCCGTGAAACGTCCGTCAGCCACACACCCTCGGGGAGGCTGATCAGAAACTGTGCACGGATCATGGATCGTCGGAAGTGACAGCCGAGCGGTCGTCGACAACGGGTCTGTGACGGTCTTTGCCGAGCTGAGATCGGACGATCGAGCGAAGCGTCAACATGTTGGGGTCACTGGCAAGCTCTCTCCCCACGATTATGAGCGTAATGCAAGCGCAGGATCACAGCGCTGACGGGGTGAACGAACGGAAAGTGACCGCCGAACGTGACGAGGGGTTCGTGGTTTTCCATATCGGCATGCGTATCAACGCGCTCTGGAAGATTCACCGGTGGCTCCCGCTGGTGTTCGTCGCGCCGCGAATGGTCCGCGAACTGGTCGGCGATTCGGAGTCGGGCCTGCTCGGCAACCGAACGGTAGTCGGACCCGGCATCCGAAATATCGGTTTCGTCCAGTATTGGGAGTCGTTCGACGCACTCGAAGCGTACGCTCGCGACAGCGACCGATTGCACTTCCCCGCCTGGCAGGAGTACTACGAGGATGGGATCAACACGGACGCTTCGGTCGGGATCTGGCACGAAACCTATCTCGTCGATGCGGACGGGTTCGAGACCATCTACAACAACATGCCGGCGCACGGACTCGCGGCGTGCGACGGAACGAAGATCGTCTCTGCAACGGCGCGACGAAAGACGGCTGCTGGCCGGTTGGGAGACGCGGATGATTCGTTCGGAGACACGAGCGATTCGTCCAGAACGGCCAGTCAATAGATGATCGTGTCGAAGGCCTCGAGCGACGACAGTTCGTACGTCGGTTCGTGCTCGACGCCGTCGCGGTCGTCCCGGCCGAGGTCGATCCAGGCCGAGTCGATCCCCATCGCGTTCGCGCCCGCGATATCCGCGTGTAAGGAGTCGCCGACGTGAATCGCCGCATCGGGTGCAACCCCGAGTTCACCCAGTGCGTACTCGAACGGAACTGCGTTCGGTTTCGGGTGGATCCCCGCGCTCGGCTCTGTGAAGACGCGAACGTCGAAGGCGTCCGCGATGTCGAGCGCCTCGAGTTTCTGCGTCTGCGTCGGCCGGCCCCCGTTGGTGATCAAGCCGACCGGACCACAGTCACGGGCGCGCTCGAGCGCCGCCTTCGCGCCGGGACGAAACCGGACGGCGGTCGGATCCTGTAACTCGAGGTATTGGGCGGCGAGCGCAGGCGCGATCCCGGTGTCGAGATCGGTCTCGGCGCGGTCGACGACCGCAGTGAACAGGTTCTCGTAGAACTCGCGATCAGTCTCGGCCGTCGGCAGCGACGGCACGGCCGCTCGCAGGTCCGCGGGCGTACAGAACGGCTCGCAGCCGACTCGGTCGAACGTGGACTCGAGCAGCGTCGCGGCGTCCCGCGTGGGTTCACAGAGCGTCTGATCGAGATCGAAACAGATCGCGTCGTACGCAGCCATATGCCGGGAATAGGACGGCGAGTGTTCTCAACGTTTCGGGGGTGGAGGGGTCGTGCGCATCCAACTCATGACGTGCTGACGAACCCACCGACGTGCCTTCGGTGGGGGTCTCGGAGCCGGGTGCAGGCGCGGCCGACCGCCGACCGATCCGCAGCCGTTATTTTCGCAGCGGTTCCTGTCAACGTATGAACGTCGTCAAACGAGTCCACATCGTGCCCCTCGGCTACGAGTACGACCGAATCATCGAGCCAATCAGGGCACAACGGGCTGACCTCGTCTACCTCCTCGCAGATGACCGAACCGACGGTGACAGGGGTCCCGTCGACGGCGACTGCGTCGACGGCGGTCCCTCCGGTGGAGACACCACCGCAGACGGCGACGCAGTTACCGCCGACTATCACGACGACCTCCGGACCGAACTCGAGTCGACCGTCCCCGAGGTCGAGACGCGACGCTGCGATCTGGGTGACGTCTACGCCGTTCTCGGCGAGGTGACGACGATCGCCGCGGAACACGCCGAGGACACCGTCTCGGTCAACGTCTCCGGCGCGGGAACGATCGCCGCGATCGGCGCAACCATGGCCTGCATGGACGTCTCGACGGACGCACACGCCTACTACGTCGAACCGTCCGACTACGCCCACGAGGGCGAACGCGAGCCGATCTCGACCGGGATCGCCGCGACCGAACGCCTTCCCACGTATCCGATCGACTCGCCGACGCCCGACCAGGTCGCGATCATGGCATTCCTCGCCGATCCCAACACGTGGGACGGTTACCACGAGGAACGGACGAGTCCGCCGAAAAAGAAAGACCTGATCGAGTACGCTCGAGATCGGGAGCTCTCCTTTATGGCCGATCGCCGACCACCGGAAGAACGCGGCGGCGAGGACAAGGGTGCCTTCCGCGTGCTCGATACGCACGTGCTGGACCCGCTCGAGGCCGACGGCTACGTGACGATCGAGTCGGTGGGTCGCCGCCGCGTGGTCGAACTGACCGAGCAGGGGACCAACGCCTACCGCGCGTTCAAGCACAAACTCGCCGACGGCGAGTGAGTGAGCCGTCGACAGAACGGGAAACCGCAGTCGAGGACGGTAAGAAGCGGCGGACAGAACCGTATCGAGGGCGAAAACGGGTGGAGGGCCGAAACGCCAGCGGTGACGGAAACGAGTGGCCGGCCGATAGCACCGGAATCGGCCGAGTGGAGGGCCGCCGTCAGCGGGGATTGGTGCCGGGCGAGTCCTACTCGCCGTCCTCGACGCCCGCGCCGAGGGTCGTTCCCAGTCGGGCGAACTCGAGGTCGGCCTCGAGTCGCTCGGCGTGAGCCCGAAGCGCGGCTTCGTCGAGTCCCTCCTCGTCGTCACGGCCGGGACTGGTCGCTCGAGCGAGCAGGAAGGGGGCAGCGTCGGCGAGCGACGAGTTGGGAGGCTCGGGGCCGACGACACTCCCGCGTTCGGCCGCGGCGAGGAGTTCGTGGACGACGATCAGCCGCCGTCGCAGCGATCGGATCTCCTCGGGAGCCGCGGGCGAGCCGACCTGATCCGCCAGCAACTCGTCGGCCGCGACTACGCGGTCGGGATCGACCTCGAACGCCGTCTCGAGGCGCTCGCACTCGAGCGCTCGAGCGTCGGTCCGACGGCAGGCGAGTCGAACGGCACCCAGGACGGCTGCCGTTCGGCCGTACCGTCGCGACGCGAGGTCGCCCGCATGGTCGAACGCCGTACGAGCAACGGGGGAGATCGCGTCAACCTCGAGTCGACGGGTCGCCTGGTCTACCGTCAGTCCGTCGCGTGCAGGGGAGTGTCGCTGACCCATAGTTGAACAGTCACGCGAGAGTACATTATTCGCTTCTAAGAGAGTATCATAACAATCGAAACTATCAATACTAACGTTACTATCGTACTATGCGCTCGATCGCCCGGAAACGGTGACGTTCGAGAGAGACGCCTGCTGTCCGAGACCGAACACGCACGAACCCCTCTCCGGCCCTCGAATCGGCCGCTACAACTGATGGCTCTGTTTCGGGAGAACAACGCTCCAGTCGACCAATTCCGGCTCGATCATCGCGCCGGAGGCCGATTGGGTGTGTCGATTCCGGCTGCGGCATTCGCCACGTTCAAGCCGATTCCCTTCGACGGTCGATTTATGACGCGATCTGTCTGGGTAAAAGCCGACGACACGGTTGGCGACTGGGACGACCGCCGTGCGCGGATCACTGCCGCACTCGAGTCGGGTGCGGACTGGGTACTGGTCGACGAGGACGACGTCGCCCGCGTGCGCGAACTCGGCGATATCAACGTCGCGGCGTTCCGAACCGACGGCGACGTGACGCTGGTCGACAATATCGACGACGCGGAAGCCGACAGCGAGGAGACCGAACCGGCCGCGCGTCCCGACGCCGTCGTCGTCGGGAAGGAAGGCGAGGGCGACGCGACGATCGACCTCCCCGAGGACTTCTCCGGCTCGGCGGATCTCTCGACACTTCGTCGACGCGACGGCGATCTCGAGCGCGGCGCGTACGTCCGTATTCTGGGCCAAGAGTACGAACAGTTCGCCGAGACCGCCGCCGACGAGGCCGACTACACCATCGTTGTCGGCGAAGATTGGACGATTATCCCCCTCGAGAATCTGATCGCCCGCATCGGCGAGGAGACCGACCTTGTCGCGGGCGTCACCAGCGCCGAGGAGGCCAAGACGGCGTTCGAGACGCTCGAGATCGGCGCCGATTCGGTCCTGCTGGATTCGGACGATCCGGACCAGATCCGCGAGACCGTCGAGGTCCGCGACGAGTCAGAACGCGAGTCGCTCGACCTCCAGTACGCCGACGTGCTCGACGTCGAACAAATCGGCAGCGCCGACCGAGTCTGCGTCGATACGGGCAGCCTGTTAGAACACGACGAAGGGATGCTCGTCGGCTCGATGGCCCGCGGTCTCGTCTTCGTCCACGCCGAGACGGCCGAATCGCCCTACGTCGCCTCCCGCCCGTTCCGGGTCAACGCGGGAGCCGTCCACGCCTACGTGCGCACGCCCGACGGCGGCACGAAGTACCTCTCGGAACTCCAGAGCGGCGACGAGGTCCAGATCGTCGACACCGCCGGCAACACCCGCGAGGCGATCGTCGGCCGCGTCAAAATCGAAAAGCGGCCGATGTTCCGCGTCGCCCTCGAGACCGACGACGGCGACCGCATCGAGACCCTCCTGCAGAACGCCGAGACGATCAAGGTCCCGACGCGCGACGGACGGACGGCGGTCACCGATCTCGAGGCCGGCGACGAACTCCTCCTCTACTACGAGGATACGGCGCGACACTTCGGGGAGGCCGTCGAGGAGAGCATCATCGAGAAGTGACGGGACTGTCGGCTAGTCGCGGGATCGCCTACAGTAACCGACAGAAGAAACAATTCTGACGCACGAAACGGGTCCGGCTACGGACGAGTCGGCGTTTCCTGCTCGGAATCTTCGGCATCGATGGGCGTTTCCTCGTCCTCCGGGTCGACCGGCTCGAGACGGGTCGTACACCAGTGACAGAACGTGAGGTCGTCGTCGAGTTCCTTCCCACACTGCGGGCAGGACGGGCCGTCGCTCGAGTCAGAGCTGTTCGGCGGGAAGCCGACCGCCCTGAATGTGGCGTCGATAGCCGCAAAGAGAGCGATAAACATAATGAAGAACTGCGCCATCGTGTCGGTCTGGGTGTTTGCGATATCCATTCCTTCCGAGAACGACGCAGCGTCGACCATCTGGCTGATCGGGAAGAAAAACCAGACCGCCGAGAAGTAGAGCCCGGCGAACACCAGCGCACGGAGCCAGTCCCGAATCAAGGCGTGGCCTGCACCGGGGAGGAAGATCGAGAGGCCGCCGGCGAACAGCGCGCGAAGCCATGTCATCGTACGTGGTGCTAGGGGACCCCGCCCCTTAACATTCCGATTTTCCTCCGCGGCCTGACTGATCGGCTACGACGACAGTTCCGAAGCGAGTATCGACAGCGTCTCGAGGTCGTACTGTCCCGGCGCAGTCGCATCCGCTGCATCCACGGGCGCATACCCTATTTTCGACCCATAAACAG
Above is a window of Natronorubrum tibetense GA33 DNA encoding:
- a CDS encoding HFX_2341 family transcriptional regulator domain-containing protein, which translates into the protein MNVVKRVHIVPLGYEYDRIIEPIRAQRADLVYLLADDRTDGDRGPVDGDCVDGGPSGGDTTADGDAVTADYHDDLRTELESTVPEVETRRCDLGDVYAVLGEVTTIAAEHAEDTVSVNVSGAGTIAAIGATMACMDVSTDAHAYYVEPSDYAHEGEREPISTGIAATERLPTYPIDSPTPDQVAIMAFLADPNTWDGYHEERTSPPKKKDLIEYARDRELSFMADRRPPEERGGEDKGAFRVLDTHVLDPLEADGYVTIESVGRRRVVELTEQGTNAYRAFKHKLADGE
- a CDS encoding DUF4188 domain-containing protein, encoding MQAQDHSADGVNERKVTAERDEGFVVFHIGMRINALWKIHRWLPLVFVAPRMVRELVGDSESGLLGNRTVVGPGIRNIGFVQYWESFDALEAYARDSDRLHFPAWQEYYEDGINTDASVGIWHETYLVDADGFETIYNNMPAHGLAACDGTKIVSATARRKTAAGRLGDADDSFGDTSDSSRTASQ
- a CDS encoding zinc ribbon domain-containing protein, yielding MTWLRALFAGGLSIFLPGAGHALIRDWLRALVFAGLYFSAVWFFFPISQMVDAASFSEGMDIANTQTDTMAQFFIMFIALFAAIDATFRAVGFPPNSSDSSDGPSCPQCGKELDDDLTFCHWCTTRLEPVDPEDEETPIDAEDSEQETPTRP
- a CDS encoding phosphorylase family protein; translated protein: MTPTDRPLPVPRDPDPEDPIAPDALVLTAAFEDPLDERRPWLERDDLVGALEIPGAETPVYVTDSGIAVTTTGIGKSDAATTVTAILSNPGVDLESTYVVSCGIAGSSPETTALGSVAIADAVVDWDRKHRWDHRSDAAGTDSASEASTEDHSIEERPIDLLAYRPRDYIHRLEEAVVDCALEAARDVDLCEDADARDYQRSYSNAPDAGPTIERGTTVCGDEFWHGPRYAREVQWLCERYGVGPYVTTQMEDAATATALERFGLRERYLSVRAVSNYDRAAPGQSVAESFDGNPASLALGIENAARVGGAVVSELAGADPLGIGSRNVD
- a CDS encoding 3-dehydroquinate synthase II, encoding MTRSVWVKADDTVGDWDDRRARITAALESGADWVLVDEDDVARVRELGDINVAAFRTDGDVTLVDNIDDAEADSEETEPAARPDAVVVGKEGEGDATIDLPEDFSGSADLSTLRRRDGDLERGAYVRILGQEYEQFAETAADEADYTIVVGEDWTIIPLENLIARIGEETDLVAGVTSAEEAKTAFETLEIGADSVLLDSDDPDQIRETVEVRDESERESLDLQYADVLDVEQIGSADRVCVDTGSLLEHDEGMLVGSMARGLVFVHAETAESPYVASRPFRVNAGAVHAYVRTPDGGTKYLSELQSGDEVQIVDTAGNTREAIVGRVKIEKRPMFRVALETDDGDRIETLLQNAETIKVPTRDGRTAVTDLEAGDELLLYYEDTARHFGEAVEESIIEK
- a CDS encoding HAD family hydrolase produces the protein MAAYDAICFDLDQTLCEPTRDAATLLESTFDRVGCEPFCTPADLRAAVPSLPTAETDREFYENLFTAVVDRAETDLDTGIAPALAAQYLELQDPTAVRFRPGAKAALERARDCGPVGLITNGGRPTQTQKLEALDIADAFDVRVFTEPSAGIHPKPNAVPFEYALGELGVAPDAAIHVGDSLHADIAGANAMGIDSAWIDLGRDDRDGVEHEPTYELSSLEAFDTIIY
- a CDS encoding SprT family zinc-dependent metalloprotease translates to MTDEDLTIDDEIVARARIHAREVLCDHDLEIDRASLEWEVTTRARRRAGACRWNASREVATIVLTRQAYERYEWETFAGVVRHELVHAWEFQQYGESGHGSRFREQAARLEAPRHCETFSEPRYVLRCLASDCDWSARRHQASKPVKSPDQYRCGSCGSDIEVEHADSGRAWTSASGFGGTKAALGDDW
- a CDS encoding helix-turn-helix domain-containing protein, producing the protein MIRAQFLISLPEGVWLTDVSRTFPDARFTLLAGYQMGETAIELGEIRTDEPDTVVDALRTHPAITQFELLESTERRVLSKYETTDTDLYEFVELSSLPVEFPVVARNGWFEFDLTGTRAELEQLRTTLEAADVSYELQSVVSTTDSGTLLTDRQRELLEAAVREGYFEVPRECTLAALAETLEIDKATASTTLRRGEAALVKWFLTGPERKGTRIQ